A DNA window from Halorubrum sp. DM2 contains the following coding sequences:
- the proC gene encoding pyrroline-5-carboxylate reductase — protein MTRVSVIGCGNMGSALLKGLARAGGYHLTAIDLDPEALAAIEDVVDETTDDSAAARDADIVVLAVKPDIAPAVLDDLDLREDQQLVTLAAGLPRRFVAQRTDASVVRIMPNLAAETGNMAAAATNEGLTDEVRAMLDAVGEFVEVDESLMDVSTAVNGSGPAFAFFLIDAVKQAGIDGGLDPEQAETLAAQTFKGAAETVLRDDRSVDELIDAVCSPNGTTIEGMEVLWDSEADAAVEDAVAAAERRSRELAEAFDDA, from the coding sequence ATGACTCGAGTGAGCGTTATCGGCTGCGGGAACATGGGGAGTGCCCTGCTCAAGGGGCTCGCCCGCGCAGGGGGGTACCATCTCACGGCGATCGACCTCGACCCCGAGGCGCTCGCCGCGATCGAAGACGTCGTCGACGAGACGACCGACGACTCGGCGGCCGCGCGCGACGCCGACATCGTCGTCCTCGCGGTGAAGCCGGATATCGCGCCGGCGGTGCTCGACGACCTCGACCTCCGCGAGGACCAGCAGCTCGTCACGCTGGCCGCCGGCCTCCCCCGCAGGTTCGTCGCCCAGCGGACCGACGCGTCCGTCGTCCGGATCATGCCCAACCTCGCGGCGGAAACGGGGAACATGGCCGCGGCGGCGACGAACGAGGGCCTCACCGACGAGGTGCGCGCCATGCTCGACGCGGTCGGCGAGTTCGTCGAGGTCGACGAGTCGCTGATGGACGTCTCGACCGCCGTCAACGGCAGCGGTCCCGCGTTCGCCTTCTTCCTGATCGACGCGGTGAAGCAGGCCGGAATCGACGGCGGACTCGACCCCGAGCAAGCCGAGACGCTGGCCGCCCAGACGTTCAAGGGGGCCGCCGAGACCGTGCTCCGCGACGACCGCAGCGTCGACGAGCTGATCGACGCGGTCTGCTCGCCGAACGGGACGACGATAGAGGGGATGGAGGTGCTGTGGGACAGCGAGGCGGACGCGGCCGTCGAGGACGCCGTCGCGGCGGCCGAACGCCGGTCCCGCGAGCTCGCGGAGGCGTTCGATGACGCCTGA